TTCAGGTCAGTGACCAACATATTTTCCCCGTAGCATACCCAGAGGTTTATTATAATGGCCATTGAATAAGCACAATAGGGGAATACTGAGACACCTCGGTGCATTTAGTTAGAAGAGTGCAGCACATTAATTGATGCGGCATGCCATAATTGGGATAAATTGGATATACTCCTGGAATACGTGTTACTGCAATGCAGCCTGCCACATCCTAAGCATTAGTTGTTCCACACTCGAAATAGACCCACTCTATGGGAACATTAGAGAAACTGTGCTGTCCAGGCATATCCTCATGCGATTAAGAGAATACATGTTGCTATATGAAAATATAGATCAGTATCTAGAGGCACCCCTATACAACCATGTCAGGTACGACTTAACTAATGGCCTTTTGTAGGGACCGGGATCCCTAATTGGTGATCTCAAGAAGTTGCCCTTGCCTGCTGTAATTGGGCAGGGGGATGTGAGGGGGCTTACTGCCCGAGCAATGCAGTGGGGGAGCCCTCTCTCACAAGGGGCTACAATTCCCCTACCCCCTTGCTCTTTGGGCAGGGGATTGCAGTAAATCCCCATCTCTTTTGTAGAGGCTTATAACCGAATCCTAGGTTTTGGTTCCTCGATTTAAAGTTCAAGCACTCACTACGATCAAAGTCCAATTCTAGCTTGAGGGTTTTTATTCCTTGCCACCGCCTTGTCAATATTTGTTAGTGggcttgtgtgtgtgtgtgtgtgtttggtTGACATGCTTGTTTGTCTGTGCATGGTATGATGATAGGAATAATTATTGTACAGACAGAATGTGTAACTTATAGTTCTTGTTCCCAATTTTTGCCACAGATTGCGAATGGAAGGCTCAGGCCGGCAACATCTGCGTTGCTTCTTTTGATTGGACCTGCAGTGGGATTTGCAAGTCTGCTGAGAGGATCAAGGAGGTTCACCGGCGGTGTGGAGAAGGTGAGAATGCTTTATGGACTGCAGAGTTCTGATGGATaatatttcttccaaactcaGGAGGAACTAAATGCATTGCATTGAGCGtgttttggaaaatatttgtaACATGAAGATGTAAATGTGATGGATACAGACGAAAGGTGGGGGGGCTTTGCAGGTTGAATTCTTTTCCTGCGATTGTACTCCATTTTAGATTAGGAGAGAGACCCAATAGCAAAcctaaaagagaaagagatcgTAGTAGCCATTCTTTAATTGCTTGGAGGGCCAATTTGTAAGTTTGCCGTGGCCAATGTGGCTCCATAATAAGTGTCTATTTGGGCTAGCATCAGCTTCCTATTGCCATATTCATTACTGAATTTTTTCTGTTGTACTTTTGATAGCTTTTGTCCCCTATTCATGATTGCAACTTGCAAGTAAAATGATTGATGAATATCCTCATCTTATGATTATCTCTTTCTTGATGCTGAAGCTTCACCAGCACGTCTTGATTGCATTCCTTTTAAGTTAACTCATGACTCAATCGAATAAATGGACTGTTGAACTAACCTAACttgttatttaaataaaacatagCAGTTGTGTCTTattattagagcatctccagcagcaGACTCTCCTCTAACAGATAttctaaaatgaaaatattttgctaCACactgaatgattttttttatttttatttttttccttctccctATCTGTTAATTGTAGAAGTTTCAGAAGCTTTATTACTCTGTACAAGATCCtcttaggccttgtttggtaaacaacaaTGGCTTTACAATGCACTGTTCATGattggtgagaaaaaaaaataagtgtaataattagtatagaaaagtgaaaaagttgtattgaaaagtgagaaaattttgttttgtagtgatttttttatttaaattgtagtaaaaagtaaatgatgtgatataaaaagtgataatgttttgatgctgattgttttaaaaatgagatgaataatgtgggggaatgtgatgttgtttaacaaacaacaccttaatttatatattttatggtcCGTATTAGATTTTTAAGATCTAATGATATATATGTTATCACATCTTTTAAATGAGGTGACACTATGTACACAATTACatgctacaaaacaaaatattgaccgaaaaaatagattttctcaatttcacttgaaattagTCATATTCTGTGACATAATATACATTGTATATGTATTGATAGCATTCTTCACGGGTTCCATTCTTCTCTCTactttctttctcccttttctAAAACTATTTATGCTTTGGCTAAATATCATTACTTTTAAGTGGGTCGATATTCaccaaaaccaaaattcaatatgtagtgaaatgaaaatattttatactaAAACAAACGAAGCTTAAGAGTTCTAGAGCCCCCAACTAGGGCCAAcctccaaaataaaaaaagtggttCAATAGTTGCGTTGTTCAATTATTGCACTGTATCAACTATATATTACATGTTCACATTCAGTTTAGcaaatttcttctctattttagctaaaaatcacttctttctttttttctaaaaaagaagagagacagAAAGGAGAAAACcatagaatgaaaaaaaaaaaaaaaaaatgtttttttaatgtttgataAGTGTATTGTAGtagtttagaattttttttttttttgttaaaatagcTAGCCAATGTGAgtaatttttcaattaaatctaCTATAGGACTAGCCGAAATAACCTTTAATAACCCATAACCCAATGTGAATGCTCCATACATGGAGTAAGAAAAACCTAGTTGTGGGAGCCTTTTCTTAGTTATGTTTGGCAATGCCTTgttaaaagtaagaatgtttattattaaaaagtaaaataaaatttgttttataatgatttgttttatttaaataataataaaaagtgatttaaataatgtaaaaagtaaaaatgtttaaagtttaattatataataaatagtaaatagcTTGCCAAACCTACCCAAGTGTGTGGACAGTGGAATCAATATTGATGGATTTCTACTAgataattccaaacaaataaTAGCCATCATTCTTAGACTGAAAAAGCAAAGCCCACTACTTCTCCCACTATAAGGGCtatagcctatatatatataacatgtcaCTTCACATTCTCACAGCCATTTACCTTTCACAAGAAGAAGGTTATTTCTAACCCCACAACCACACTTCAGTTCAACAAGATCTCTCTCGACCTCACTGAACCTCGGCTGCTGTTGGTGCTCAAAGTGAAGTGCCATTTTCTTTATTCAAGAATGAGAACAGATGTTGGTGATGCTAATGCACCCACCTCCAATGACACCCTCCCAGCGCTCAAGCTCCTTGATTCTTCTCTTAGGGTCTGTGTGATTCCTCTCAGTGCTGCAACCATTTGGCTAACTGTCACAAACCAGCAGGATAATAGCATCTATGGGAAACTAGAGTTCTCCAATCTTATGGGCCTcaagtaagtttttatttattttattttattttattttattgtggtATATATATCCGAGCTTCTTCCAGACTAGTTTTTTGAGATATTGTGCAAAGCGCTCCCTTCACATGGGCCAGATAAAGTTCGAACTTTCGCTAATAGGCGCGAAAGTTTACAAACATGTCCTTGATACTTTATGAGGCACTGGAGCCTTAAAATTGCCACCATTGGGGTTAAGTAAGGAATATTTAGTTCCATGCTCTCATGATTTATCCATATTATCTTTGTTCCAGGCTAATGACTGAGTTATTTTATAGGTACATGGTTTGCATCAGTGCCATTTGTGGTGCTTACGCTTTTATTGCTGCTATTTCCACCTGGGTCAGGTGCTTGGTAACGAAAGCTTGGCTCTTCTTTGTCTCTGACCAGGTCTAGTTACCTCTAATGaggaatttttcatttttgtttcggcctaaaatattttttaagaaattttttatttttatttctagtGTTTGGCGCGGCAGCAAGAATAATTCTATTTCAACATTCATTTTTGGTGCAGATTGTAGCATACTTAATGGTCACATCTGGGGCTGCAGTGTTGGAGATACTCTACTTGGCTTACAAGGGTGACAGGGAAGTCTCATGGAGTGAAGCCTGTAGTTACTATGGAAGGTTTTGCAGTAGAATGAAGGTAGCCTTGGTTCTCCATGCCTTGGCTCTTTGCTGCTTCATTGTTCTTACTGTAATCTCAGCTTTTAGGACTTTTAGCATGTTTGAGCCTCCTTCCCTTCCTTCTAAAGAGGTGGAAGAAGAAAGAGCTTAATACTCACACAGTTGGGCTCAAATggataataatatatgtatgttttttaatgaaataataagTGATATTTAGGAAGCCAAACTGAATTTCCTTAAGAGTCATTTATAAAGTTACGGATATGGGACTCACTCAGGAGCACTCCACCAAAAATATGCTACTGATAGAAAGAAATGGGAAAAGAATTCCTTTGCTTACAAAGTAACTTTGTAAAGTGCAATCAACACTAGGTGTTTGTAGCGTGCAATGTGGAGTGACATGGACGTTTTGTACCTAACACAAACCACTACGTCAAAAAAAGTGGAAGGGGATTGCTTCAGAAGCAAGAGGAAACCATCCACAGCCCATCTCACCTACCCCACAAAAAAGCAGATCGAGCACTCAGTTGCCTTTTTTCCCCCTTGTCCTTCCATATTCACACTTGCTCAATGAGTGCCTAATGGTATGACGCACTAATGACAGAAAATGGCTCATCACGGCCAGCAGACTGGTGTTTGTGGGATTGTGATCCCCAAAAAAATGGTTATCGGGCGGTTCCACCGCTCTCTCCTGCTTGTTTTGGAGGTGGTCGGCCACTTTTTTGGAAACGGTCCGAACaatctgttaaattaccatttattctaaaattttaaactgataggaagagaaaaatttaatcacttaatcattactttaacagttCCCCTCacatgtgagctcaaactcacttttaataaatataaaatatttaatttaaatggggtgaTTTGATAAAGTTAAGGTTCGATCTTATGacatttttgattttgataccatgaaaaatCCCCGACTTTAACACAATCAACCAAAACTATACTCAAATGTTAGTTGAAATTAGTAAAATTTGATTAACTGGTGAAAATTTTAGaaagattttgagttttttatattattaaattatcagGAAAATTCATTTTACCATAATCGAGCAGAAAAGGACAATatcaaataaccaaaaaatgagCGTCAGTAACACACATTCGCAAATTCACTGTTGCACATGGGCTCGATTTTTGGGCCTCACCAATTGTAAACTGGACTTCAAGGCTATGTGGGCTTGCAAATAATGGGAGAAGAAAGAGGGTTCCTCCTTAAACGGCAGCGTTTACAAGATTCTTACAGGTACAACGAGGTAACGGCACGGGAAAGTGGAAATCCTCTGATCTGGAGCTTTTCACGTGAAACCGATTTCTGTTTCTTCGAAttccatatctctctctctctttctctctctcactcgcTCTCAGAATTTctcaagctcaagattctttgAAATATTGTTGTCTCTGACACGTCCTGGTAATTCAGTTTCATGTTTGGTTCTCTTCCAATCATTTCCCTATTTTGTTTAGTTCTCAAAAACCCTaacttcttttttccatttcttaTGTAATTGAAACTCAGCAGTGTTAGCAAAGCAGTagcagagagagagggagagttaCTAGACATGGCCAAAAGCTCCTTCAAGCTCGAACATCCCCtcggttctctctctctctctctctctctccctctctctctttttattgtaAGGAAATTGTGGTTGATTTTGTGGAactctgagtttttttttaaaatttttttatctggGTTTGTAAAAGGATTGACATTCTATTGCTTGTTAGGTGGATTTATGGACTAtatgagatttttatttttttggaattccaaatttttattgtttttggaatatattagaaatgtgtttccttttcccttttcttgtgCACATTTTGTGATGATTCGGGTTTTTggtgaattgaaattttaactTAGAAGAAGTGCCTATTTCATTGTATGAATCATTGATTTATGGAACTTGTGGTGCATTCTTGTATCAAAAACTTATGGAGCCACATATGCCCTGTTGTTTGATGGGAAGAAGGCATGTCTTTTGGTACTTTGGCGAATGTCATGAATAATTATAGTATGTTCTGCATGGGAATCTGGTATTAGTTCCACGATTTCTTTTCTCATGCATTCTTCGAAGACTTAGTTTTATGGGTTAGTTTGTCATTTTAATTCGAGTCTTTTCACTGGTATGATCTCGTTGGTTGTGATGCTGGTGTTTATTGGGCTTGAAAGTCCATATTACATGAGAGTTCTCTCAAGGCTTTCCCATTGTTGTTTATCTATTTAGTTTTGtctacttcaaatttttacTGTTTTAATACAGGAATTTGATTTGCCAACAATCTAGATATGTTGTCAATGTACGATTGCCTTTCCCACTTAACCGTGCTTGTGTGGAACAATGACAAACctgaataaatttttattttttaaaaaggtagAAGATATTTTGTTTgcaattaattgaatattagAAAGTGAAATTATGGAAGGCAGCCTTTTGGgaatttatgttatttgttcTTTCCTAAGAGATGAAGTGCCAGAATTTTTCATCTTTCCTTTATGTGACAAAGTGCTCTGGAAGTCTACCCAGGTGTGCTTCTTCATTTGTCCATTTTAAGTCAAGGGCAGGCAATGAGTTCTATCTCAAGAAATTGCCAAcgtgaaaaaatgttttttttgtaaaagtaaaaatatggTTGCCATTGGAGGtattatttaatagaaaaatatgtgGGGAATCCTGAGAAGATTTAAATAAACTGTTATAGGTGTCAAGGAAAGAGACTGTAAGGGGACTAATAATAGAAAACTTCTCTGAAATTGCTGCATGGAAATAGGAACACACTTTTTCTTAGCCATCATTCATATTTTCCCAACTCTCTGTTTCTGAGATATATTAGCGTGCCTTAAAAAAGACCGACTATTTTTTCTGGTGTCTTCTTGTTGATTTGCTCAGGGATATGTGAAATTCATTACAAAGCTTACTCATGTTCTTATTTGTTACAAATATGTTGCATTTTTGTCTACATACTAGAAAGGAGGCAAGCGGAAGCTACTCGAATCAGGGAGAAGTATCCTGATAGAATACCAGTATGAAGTCCAtatctcattttcaaaaacattttatacATTTGATGTCTTACACATACTGTTTATCGCCTATTCTTCTTCTCATAGATTTTATTGTGCTATTTAGGTTATTGTGGAGAAGGCTGAACGAAGTGACATACCTGATATTGACAAGAAGAAGttagtcaaatttttattttagtttttatatgtccattatttatttcaaaCGTAGTTGTGGCTGAGTTTGTCATTACATTATGTCTTCTAATAGGTTAGGTCTCTTGAACCAATCCAGAAATTCAATATTTTACCATGtttttgctgtttttctttttctttcttttggtttggTTGTTGAATGTAACCTTTTAATGCCTGTTGGGCATTGTTTTTCAAGGTGGTGAATTGTCACAGCTTGGACTTCATTTCGTTCCCTGTGCTTGAATTCTCTCCATTTGatgctatttttcttctttctcaatCAGACAATTAGATTCCGAGGCTTGCTTTGTTGAGGGCATagtatttaatatatatttgtaggAAATGGGCATGGAGTAATTGATAGTGACTCTAGGCCTCTGAATTATTTGAGAGACCTCAGTAATGAGAGAGAGCTGCTTCTGTGAAGTAGAGTGAGTGCAATTGGTGCTATGTAGTACTATGAGTTGGTATGTCATATGGCTGCAGGGTGTCTCAATAAATGTTTAGGGCTCGCTTCTAAATAAATTCCGGTGCGACTGCAATATGTTATTTGATATGTTTAACCATATACTGCAGACATATAAGTTTATCCAATGATGAAATGCAATATCACGACTATgcttaaaagaaatattatgtAGTGTTTACAATGTAGAAGGTGAATTTATGCTTTTGTCTGATGAATGCAGATATCTGGTTCCTGCTGATCTGACTGTTGGGCAGTTCGTATATGTAGTCCGGAAGAGGATAAAACTCAGTGCCGAGAAGGCCATATTTATCTTTGTCAAGAACATCTTGCCACCAACTGGTCAGaattctctttttatttccttccaCTATATATGTTCTTGTAATATTTGCTCCtatatttacttaatttacgtgtattttatatttattatattgcAGCTGCCATGATGTCTGCTATCTACGAGGAAAACAAAGATGAGGATGGTTTCCTTTACATGACTTACAGTGGCGAGAACACTTTTGGATCTTTCTGAGTGCTGTCAAGCTGAATTATAtgtaaataaagtttttaagacTCATTCAGATCTTGTACATTCTTTGCTGTCAGCTCTTATTAATTCATCTCAACTTTGAGGGTTGCTCTTAAAAACTCAGTTCAAGTGTATGGATTCTATGCAGTAAATATAATGTGGTTTCTCCTTGGGCTATTATTAATATAGAGGTCTTGCAATAAATTTGTCTTATAGACCTATATGTTATATATGACGACCCTTTAGTGTGGATGCCTGTGTTGCATTAATTTATGTTTCCAAACTTGGTAAatcattaatttattgatttttagcAGTTGAAACGTGGCAAACTTGATGGTATGATTTGTTTATGTGATTTCGACTCAACTTTCCATCAGGACCTTGGAGAAAAACTTGTATCAAATCTTATATGATTTCCAGTCAATTTTGCACTAATTTCATGCAGCTAATCAATGGATGCGACCCTGGGTGTCAAACTTATCTGATTCGGTCTCCACTCCATCAAATCAATTCTGAAAACGATGAGAATATTGAGGAGCTTCCCGGGAGAGAGCTTT
This genomic interval from Corylus avellana chromosome ca3, CavTom2PMs-1.0 contains the following:
- the LOC132175813 gene encoding CASP-like protein 2D1; protein product: MRTDVGDANAPTSNDTLPALKLLDSSLRVCVIPLSAATIWLTVTNQQDNSIYGKLEFSNLMGLKYMVCISAICGAYAFIAAISTWVRCLVTKAWLFFVSDQIVAYLMVTSGAAVLEILYLAYKGDREVSWSEACSYYGRFCSRMKVALVLHALALCCFIVLTVISAFRTFSMFEPPSLPSKEVEEERA
- the LOC132175892 gene encoding autophagy-related protein 8C-like, which encodes MAKSSFKLEHPLERRQAEATRIREKYPDRIPVIVEKAERSDIPDIDKKKYLVPADLTVGQFVYVVRKRIKLSAEKAIFIFVKNILPPTAAMMSAIYEENKDEDGFLYMTYSGENTFGSF